aagaataaaagtaaGAGCAAAGAATCTCTGATAGCCAGAGGCAAGACGTCAACATCGAGAGAAATTACACaagtagataaattaaaaaacgataaaaatcgcAGGGGTTTTGATAAGATACACAAAGACGATGCAAATAAACAAGAGATTAAAACTATATCTAACAATGCAAGTGACGAGAATGAGTACGCATATGACAGCTCTGATGAGGAAGATATTCGTAACACAATTGGGAATGTACCGTTGAAGTGGTACGACGAATATGATCATCTCGGATATGATTGGGAAGGCAAGAAAATTCCTAAGCCCGAAAAGGGCGATGAATTGGATAACTTTTTGAAGAGAATGGAGGATCCTGACTTTTGGAGAACTATAAAAGACCCTCAAACCGGCCAGGATGTCGTACTGAGCGAGGCAGATATAGATTTGATTGTAAGAATTCAAAAGCAGAAAGTTCCCGATACTCAGTTCGACGAATACGCGGTAAGTTggatttataacaatttagtTTGACGATTATTTAATGTGCTGTATaagaataattgttttaactGCTCTTGTGTGTTTGTAAATCGTAGCCATGGGTGGATTGGTTCACTTCTGAAGTAATGAAAACGCCACTTCGTAAATTCCCGGAGCACAAACGTTCTTTCTTACCGTCTAAGAACGAGGCTAGAAAAGTATCCAAGTTGGTGCACGCTCTCAAGATGGGTTGGATCAAATCGACCACAGAAatgcaaaaagaaagagagaagaatcAAGGGCCGCAGTTCTACATGCTGTGGCAGTCCGACGATCAGGCAGAGGAAATGCGTAGAATCCATAAACATATCCCAGCGCCAAAGAGACATTTACCTGGCCACGCGGAAAGCTACAATCCTCCGCCGGAATACCTGTTTGATAATAAAGAACTTAAAGAATGGAACAAATTGAAGGCAACTCCGTGGAAGAGGAAGTTACATTTTATACCGGAGAAATTCGGTTCCCTGCGAGAAGTACCTGCATATCCAAGATATATCAAAGAAAGATTTCAGAGGTGTTTAGATCTGTATCTGTGCTCCAGATCGTTAAAGATGAGATTAACAATAGAGCCTGAGGCCTTGGTTCCGCAACTGCCCAGTCCGAAGGACTTGCAGCCATTCCCAACAACAATGTTTATGGTGTATAAAGGACATACAGATATGGTCAGAAGTATTACTGCGGAACCAGAGGGACAGTTTATTGCGTCCGGTGGAGACGATATGTCATTGAAAAGTAAGTTATCTagagcattatatatatttgcacatattaatcattaatttattatatattacacgaTTATAAATTTCACTTTGTACGTAGAATAAgttgtattattaattgtataattaaaattgtaaattttattacttcaaCAGTATGGGAAGTGAGTACAGGCAGGTGCTTGAAAACAGTGCCTTGCGGTGGCGTCATACGAAGTGTTGCTTGGCGTCCGAACCAAGCTATGTCGTTGATAGCCGTTGCAGCTGATAAAAAAGTGCTTTTAATCAATCCTGGAGTTGGAGATAACGTTATTACCAGCAAAACCGATGAACTTCTGGAGATAATACCACAGAGCGAAATAATAGGTgcttattaattgaattattgaatTGTTTATGAACTATTACGAAAATTTCCAAATATGACTGAcgtactttatttatttattagtgaGCGACAGGGTACAAAATGCAGTACAGTGGGAGCAAGCGGAAGGTGAAAACTGGAACAATGGAATTAGGATAATTctaaatcattttaaaatcGTGAAGCAAGTAACGTGGCATGGAAAAGGAGATTATTTCGCTACCGTCATGCCAGATGGTCAGAATAGATCAGTTTTGATAAATCAACTATCGAAGCGAAGATCTCAATTAccttttaataaatcaaaaggATTAATACAATGCGTGCTGTTTCATCCGATTAGACCATATTTATTTGTTGCGGTAAGTATTAACGATCGAGAGATACacaatgatataaatatttcaatttttatgtggATTACGTTACCCTTTTCAGACGCAAAGGAACGTGAGAATATACGATCTTGTACAGCAGGTAatggttaaaaaattattatctaattcACAATGGATATCAACAATGGACATTCATCCAGGTAAGCTATTACGTTTTattacgaattatatatgttcatatcaTAATcgctgtaaaattttttttcttttttttttaggtggTGATAACGTTTTAGTAGGAACATACGATCGCAAAATGCTTTGGTTCGATTTAGATTTCAGTAAAGAACCTTATCAAACATTGCGATTACACGGGACTGGCGTACGCGCTGTAGCATTCCACAAACGTTATCCTCTATTTGCTTCTGGAGCCGATGATAGGGCGCTAATTGTGTCTCATGGAATGGTGTACAAGTAAGATATCTCCGCATACTTGTCGCATATCTGATTTTAATACATATGATGCATGACggttgtattttctttttcagtgaTCTTCTACAAAATCCGTTAATTGTACCACTGAAAAGATTGTGTAATCACGAGTCATATAATGATTTTGGCATTTTGGACGTCATGTTTCATCCTATTGAACCGTGGGTCTTTTCCGCTGGCGCAGACTTCACTATACGAATGTACACATAAATAAGTACATACAGATGTTTGGAACATCTATAGGTATTGCCgtcgta
This sequence is a window from Temnothorax longispinosus isolate EJ_2023e chromosome 11, Tlon_JGU_v1, whole genome shotgun sequence. Protein-coding genes within it:
- the LOC139821452 gene encoding ribosome biogenesis protein BOP1 homolog isoform X1; its protein translation is MGQKKVSKRKYVNPKLGGNKGENGKDTRLPDNAENSEDLIAAQINVDEDATDEEVEEDAVISSDEEVEKDAVIFDSDENNDDSDEDDDNSDEEDYNSDEEDDDSEDTGSESSYEEEAQEESPTKPKDDELKNKSKSKESLIARGKTSTSREITQVDKLKNDKNRRGFDKIHKDDANKQEIKTISNNASDENEYAYDSSDEEDIRNTIGNVPLKWYDEYDHLGYDWEGKKIPKPEKGDELDNFLKRMEDPDFWRTIKDPQTGQDVVLSEADIDLIVRIQKQKVPDTQFDEYAPWVDWFTSEVMKTPLRKFPEHKRSFLPSKNEARKVSKLVHALKMGWIKSTTEMQKEREKNQGPQFYMLWQSDDQAEEMRRIHKHIPAPKRHLPGHAESYNPPPEYLFDNKELKEWNKLKATPWKRKLHFIPEKFGSLREVPAYPRYIKERFQRCLDLYLCSRSLKMRLTIEPEALVPQLPSPKDLQPFPTTMFMVYKGHTDMVRSITAEPEGQFIASGGDDMSLKIWEVSTGRCLKTVPCGGVIRSVAWRPNQAMSLIAVAADKKVLLINPGVGDNVITSKTDELLEIIPQSEIIVSDRVQNAVQWEQAEGENWNNGIRIILNHFKIVKQVTWHGKGDYFATVMPDGQNRSVLINQLSKRRSQLPFNKSKGLIQCVLFHPIRPYLFVATQRNVRIYDLVQQVMVKKLLSNSQWISTMDIHPGKLLRFITNYICSYHNRCKIFFLFFLGGDNVLVGTYDRKMLWFDLDFSKEPYQTLRLHGTGVRAVAFHKRYPLFASGADDRALIVSHGMVYNDLLQNPLIVPLKRLCNHESYNDFGILDVMFHPIEPWVFSAGADFTIRMYT
- the LOC139821452 gene encoding ribosome biogenesis protein BOP1 homolog isoform X2, whose amino-acid sequence is MGQKKVSKRKYVNPKLGGNKGENGKDTRLPDNAENSEDLIAAQINVDEDATDEEVEEDAVISSDEEVEKDAVIFDSDENNDDSDEDDDNSDEEDYNSDEEDDDSEDTGSESSYEEEAQEESPTKPKDDELKNKSKSKESLIARGKTSTSREITQVDKLKNDKNRRGFDKIHKDDANKQEIKTISNNASDENEYAYDSSDEEDIRNTIGNVPLKWYDEYDHLGYDWEGKKIPKPEKGDELDNFLKRMEDPDFWRTIKDPQTGQDVVLSEADIDLIVRIQKQKVPDTQFDEYAPWVDWFTSEVMKTPLRKFPEHKRSFLPSKNEARKVSKLVHALKMGWIKSTTEMQKEREKNQGPQFYMLWQSDDQAEEMRRIHKHIPAPKRHLPGHAESYNPPPEYLFDNKELKEWNKLKATPWKRKLHFIPEKFGSLREVPAYPRYIKERFQRCLDLYLCSRSLKMRLTIEPEALVPQLPSPKDLQPFPTTMFMVYKGHTDMVRSITAEPEGQFIASGGDDMSLKIWEVSTGRCLKTVPCGGVIRSVAWRPNQAMSLIAVAADKKVLLINPGVGDNVITSKTDELLEIIPQSEIIVSDRVQNAVQWEQAEGENWNNGIRIILNHFKIVKQVTWHGKGDYFATVMPDGQNRSVLINQLSKRRSQLPFNKSKGLIQCVLFHPIRPYLFVATQRNVRIYDLVQQVMVKKLLSNSQWISTMDIHPGGDNVLVGTYDRKMLWFDLDFSKEPYQTLRLHGTGVRAVAFHKRYPLFASGADDRALIVSHGMVYNDLLQNPLIVPLKRLCNHESYNDFGILDVMFHPIEPWVFSAGADFTIRMYT